One segment of Nostoc flagelliforme CCNUN1 DNA contains the following:
- a CDS encoding carboxylate-amine ligase: protein MSSQAEEFTIGVEEEYQIINPTTRELSSRVEHVLPKAQKALGLEVQPEAQRSQIEIGTPICRTLTDVRLELVRLRREVITAAAKDGNQIAAAGTHPFSHWDQQQLTPKERYQTLMEDYQQLTRELVIFGCHVHVGISDRCRAISVMNRSRVWLSPLLALAASSPFWLGTDTGYASYRTEIWGRWPLSGVPLIFESLADYEALVQVLVETKSLAEATKIYWDVRLSERFPTIEFRGEQCDFVRSDFNSQLQT, encoded by the coding sequence ATGTCATCTCAAGCTGAAGAATTTACTATTGGTGTCGAAGAGGAATATCAAATTATCAATCCGACGACGCGGGAACTGAGTTCGCGTGTGGAACACGTTCTCCCAAAAGCCCAGAAAGCCCTTGGCTTGGAGGTACAGCCAGAAGCCCAGCGTTCGCAGATAGAAATTGGTACGCCTATCTGTAGAACACTTACAGATGTGCGCTTGGAGCTTGTTCGTTTGCGTCGTGAAGTGATAACGGCGGCGGCCAAGGATGGTAATCAAATTGCCGCCGCCGGTACACACCCGTTTTCACACTGGGATCAACAGCAGCTCACACCCAAAGAACGTTATCAAACGTTGATGGAAGATTATCAACAACTCACTCGTGAGTTAGTCATCTTTGGCTGTCATGTACATGTGGGAATTAGCGATCGCTGTAGAGCCATCAGCGTCATGAACCGTTCCCGTGTGTGGCTATCCCCACTTTTAGCATTGGCAGCATCTTCACCTTTCTGGCTAGGTACAGATACAGGTTATGCAAGCTATCGTACCGAGATTTGGGGACGATGGCCCCTATCTGGAGTACCACTGATTTTCGAGTCTTTAGCCGACTACGAAGCACTTGTACAAGTTTTAGTGGAGACAAAAAGTCTCGCGGAGGCGACAAAGATTTATTGGGATGTGCGTTTGTCTGAGCGCTTCCCGACAATCGAGTTTCGAGGGGAGCAATGCGATTTTGTTAGATCAGACTTTAATTCTCAGTTACAAACCTAG
- a CDS encoding EF-hand domain-containing protein produces MATEQELQSLFNKLDTDLDGKISINDLFLSPGLSTIISSETNISTPQELLVNYDSDSDGSITFEELKSAVEKADNLT; encoded by the coding sequence ATGGCAACCGAGCAAGAGCTTCAATCTCTTTTTAATAAATTAGATACCGATCTTGACGGCAAAATCTCCATTAATGATCTTTTTTTAAGTCCTGGCTTAAGTACAATCATTTCATCAGAAACAAATATCAGTACTCCCCAGGAATTGCTAGTAAATTATGATTCAGACTCTGACGGTAGTATTACCTTTGAAGAGTTAAAGTCAGCCGTTGAGAAAGCAGATAATTTAACCTAG
- a CDS encoding pyridoxal-dependent decarboxylase has protein sequence MENNKEYHMSSDEFRHWGYQTIDWIANYLETVEQLPVLSQLEPGDIRAKLPETAPVKGESFADILQDLDKIIVPGLTNWQSPNFFAFFPTGISAPSILGELVSAGLGVQGMLWATSPACTELETHVLDWLIDMLKLPSQFKSSTTGGGVIQDSASSASLVALIAAREQLKADINQLVVYTSTQAHSSIEKAARVAGIKQENLHLIEVDADYRMCPELLQQQIVRDIKSGLIPFYIAATVGTTSSHAIDPLTEIGAIAQVHNIWLHVDGAMSGTAAICPEYQWIHQGLELADSYCFNPHKWMLTNFDCTCFYVKDRAKLIHALSIMPEFLKNQASTSGKVIDYRDWQISLGRRFRSLKLWFVIRHYGIEGLQYYISKHIALAQEFAECVKSHPRFELVVNPPLNLVCFRHKLGDAINEKIINNINSSGKIYLTSTKLEQKLTLRMSIGQATTDKIHVKQAWQLICKTAEEIENN, from the coding sequence ATGGAAAACAATAAAGAATACCATATGTCCTCAGATGAATTTCGTCATTGGGGATATCAAACTATTGATTGGATAGCTAATTATTTAGAAACAGTAGAGCAACTGCCTGTTTTATCTCAATTAGAGCCTGGAGACATTAGAGCTAAACTACCAGAAACAGCCCCAGTAAAAGGAGAGTCTTTTGCAGATATTTTACAAGATTTAGATAAAATCATTGTACCGGGATTGACTAATTGGCAATCTCCAAACTTTTTTGCTTTCTTTCCTACAGGTATTTCTGCACCATCAATTTTAGGAGAATTAGTCAGTGCAGGACTTGGAGTTCAAGGAATGTTATGGGCAACTTCTCCAGCTTGTACTGAGTTAGAAACTCATGTTCTAGACTGGTTAATAGATATGTTGAAACTTCCCTCGCAGTTTAAATCTTCGACCACAGGAGGAGGAGTAATTCAAGACTCAGCCAGTAGTGCTTCTTTAGTAGCTTTGATAGCAGCTAGAGAACAGTTAAAAGCAGATATTAATCAACTAGTTGTGTACACTTCTACTCAAGCACACTCTTCAATTGAGAAAGCTGCCAGAGTAGCGGGAATTAAGCAAGAAAATTTACATTTAATTGAGGTTGATGCTGATTATAGAATGTGCCCAGAATTACTACAACAGCAAATTGTTAGAGATATTAAATCTGGGTTAATCCCTTTTTATATTGCTGCTACTGTGGGGACAACCTCATCTCATGCCATAGATCCATTAACAGAAATAGGTGCGATCGCTCAAGTACATAACATTTGGCTCCATGTTGATGGTGCAATGAGCGGTACAGCAGCTATATGTCCTGAATATCAGTGGATTCATCAAGGATTAGAACTAGCAGACAGCTATTGTTTTAATCCTCATAAATGGATGTTAACTAATTTTGATTGTACCTGTTTTTATGTCAAAGATCGAGCTAAACTAATTCATGCACTATCTATCATGCCTGAATTTCTTAAAAATCAAGCTAGCACGTCTGGTAAAGTTATCGACTATCGAGATTGGCAGATTTCTTTAGGACGTAGATTTAGAAGTCTCAAACTATGGTTTGTAATTCGGCACTATGGTATAGAAGGTTTACAATATTATATTAGTAAGCATATTGCTTTAGCACAAGAATTTGCTGAATGTGTAAAATCTCATCCTCGTTTTGAGCTAGTTGTGAATCCTCCGTTAAATTTGGTATGTTTTCGCCATAAATTGGGTGATGCAATTAACGAAAAAATTATTAACAATATCAACTCTTCAGGTAAAATCTATCTTACTTCCACCAAACTGGAGCAAAAATTAACTTTAAGAATGTCAATTGGACAAGCAACCACAGATAAAATACACGTAAAGCAGGCTTGGCAATTAATTTGTAAAACTGCTGAAGAGATAGAAAATAATTAA
- a CDS encoding SAM-dependent chlorinase/fluorinase, whose translation MLVLHIIADYGFGDLAFAEVVQRIKLHLPDAQAILTPVPAFATLAAGFCIAQLGLNQAPAGTIIYHNVAPREDDEQARSGNTGERLAFARLPTGVRVIGVNAGYAKSFVRDLAVELRWAAVAASGSQFRSRDLFPEAAGAIALGQPDALGEEIPRSDIPDVPSNCIAYIDGYGNLKTTIKYEDTKTHQSDTVGVQIGESKHKATKSDGSFASGNWTVSFCAW comes from the coding sequence ATGCTAGTTCTTCACATTATTGCTGATTACGGGTTTGGTGACCTTGCCTTCGCAGAAGTGGTGCAGCGCATCAAGCTTCATCTACCGGATGCCCAAGCAATACTTACACCCGTGCCAGCTTTTGCCACACTGGCAGCAGGATTCTGTATCGCGCAGTTGGGTTTGAATCAAGCTCCGGCTGGGACAATCATCTATCACAATGTTGCGCCCCGTGAAGATGATGAGCAAGCACGTTCTGGAAATACTGGTGAACGTCTTGCTTTTGCACGCTTGCCAACAGGTGTACGTGTAATTGGTGTTAATGCGGGTTATGCCAAATCATTTGTGCGCGATTTAGCAGTAGAGTTGCGTTGGGCTGCTGTAGCGGCTTCTGGTTCACAGTTTCGTTCTCGTGATTTGTTTCCAGAAGCGGCTGGGGCGATCGCTCTAGGTCAACCTGATGCTTTAGGTGAAGAGATTCCCCGCTCTGATATACCTGATGTGCCGTCTAATTGTATAGCTTATATTGATGGCTACGGTAACTTGAAAACCACTATTAAGTATGAGGACACCAAGACACACCAAAGTGATACTGTAGGGGTGCAAATTGGTGAGAGCAAACACAAAGCAACCAAGAGCGATGGTAGTTTTGCCAGTGGAAACTGGACAGTTAGCTTTTGCGCCTGGTAG
- a CDS encoding response regulator → MRILLVEDDELISEALVKALTDQHYAIDVATDGQAGCELVEAFAYDLILLDVMLPKLDGISLCRRWRSQGLRSPIILLTSQDNSTKKVMGLDAGADDYVVKPFDLQEMLARIRALLRRGNLTSSPLLEWGNLRLDPSNFEVTYDQQPLHLTPKEYSLLELFLRNRQRIFSCSAILDRIWSFEELPGEETVRSHMKGLRQKLKAAGVPEDPIETVYGIGYRLKSLQEQARKGQVVQNRVSPAQKQQTLVEIARVWERTKEKLSHRIATIEQATTALRQNQLSDELQFAAEREAHKLAGSLGMYGFVQGSRLAQEIEHFFQSGKPIDRNQTLHLSELIVALHQELQQTTTGQTPQVSSGDKQPWLLLVERDKSLAKALVVEAATWKIRAEVATTPTLARERIFSDRPDIVVLDLCANTPQDNLTLLFELNACTPPVPVLVLVDRDRSIDRVKVARLGGRGFLPKPVTPSQVLEAVTQILLRDRTTAAKVMVVDDDTQVLTALHSLLEPWGFKLSTLDCPLQFWDNLETVAPDLLILDVEMPQISGIDLCQSVRADMRWSSLPILFLTAHTDADTMQQVFATGGDDYVSKPIVGPELVTRILNRLDRSRLLRNLVETDALTGIANYRKSSQELTQLLDLCDRHQQPLCFAVLNLDHFKQVNEWYGHASGDTVLTCLGELLRRHFQSDDVVGRWGGAEFIVGMYGITRSDGVKRLAEVLKALHQQKFTAFDGTQFQVTLSAAAIQYSQDGINLAALYKAAALRQAQAVGSDRGNSPKA, encoded by the coding sequence ATGCGGATCTTACTGGTCGAAGATGACGAGCTAATTTCTGAAGCTCTAGTAAAAGCTCTCACTGACCAGCACTATGCTATAGATGTTGCTACGGATGGTCAAGCAGGTTGCGAGCTAGTAGAGGCATTTGCTTACGACTTAATTTTGCTAGACGTGATGCTTCCTAAGCTAGACGGCATTAGCCTTTGTCGGCGGTGGCGATCACAAGGGCTGCGATCGCCAATTATTCTGTTGACTTCCCAAGACAATAGTACCAAAAAAGTCATGGGGTTGGATGCTGGAGCAGATGATTATGTGGTCAAGCCGTTCGATCTGCAAGAGATGCTAGCGCGAATCCGGGCTTTACTGCGGCGGGGAAATTTGACCTCTTCTCCCTTACTAGAGTGGGGAAACCTGCGTCTTGATCCCAGTAATTTTGAAGTCACATATGACCAGCAACCGTTACATTTGACACCAAAAGAGTATAGTCTACTAGAACTTTTCCTCCGCAATCGCCAGCGCATATTTAGCTGTAGTGCAATATTAGATCGTATTTGGTCGTTTGAAGAACTGCCAGGAGAGGAAACAGTTAGATCCCATATGAAGGGGTTACGGCAAAAACTGAAGGCAGCAGGAGTTCCCGAAGATCCAATTGAGACAGTATATGGCATTGGTTATCGTCTGAAATCATTACAAGAACAGGCACGCAAAGGGCAAGTAGTGCAGAATCGCGTCTCGCCTGCTCAAAAGCAGCAAACTTTGGTAGAAATTGCTAGAGTCTGGGAGCGAACCAAAGAAAAGTTGAGTCATCGCATAGCCACAATCGAACAAGCAACGACGGCGCTACGACAAAATCAACTCAGCGATGAATTGCAATTTGCCGCAGAACGGGAAGCTCACAAGCTAGCAGGTTCGCTAGGGATGTATGGCTTTGTCCAAGGTTCACGGCTAGCTCAAGAAATAGAACATTTTTTTCAATCTGGAAAGCCGATAGATCGAAACCAAACGCTGCACCTATCTGAATTAATTGTGGCGTTGCATCAGGAGTTGCAACAAACAACCACAGGACAGACACCTCAGGTGTCGTCAGGAGACAAACAACCTTGGCTATTGCTCGTCGAGCGGGATAAGTCCTTAGCTAAGGCGTTGGTCGTCGAGGCTGCTACTTGGAAAATCCGGGCAGAAGTAGCTACAACTCCCACTCTAGCCAGAGAGCGAATATTTAGCGATCGCCCGGATATAGTAGTGCTGGATCTCTGTGCCAATACCCCACAGGACAATCTAACGCTGCTCTTTGAATTGAATGCCTGCACGCCTCCAGTCCCAGTGCTGGTGCTTGTAGATCGTGATCGTTCAATCGACCGAGTAAAAGTAGCACGTTTAGGCGGACGCGGATTTTTACCTAAACCTGTGACTCCATCTCAGGTGCTAGAAGCAGTTACTCAAATATTGCTGCGCGATCGCACTACTGCGGCTAAAGTCATGGTAGTGGACGATGATACCCAAGTGCTGACCGCACTCCACAGCTTACTAGAGCCTTGGGGATTTAAGCTCTCTACTCTCGATTGCCCCTTGCAGTTTTGGGATAACCTGGAAACTGTAGCACCAGATTTGCTAATTTTGGATGTAGAAATGCCCCAGATAAGTGGAATCGACTTGTGCCAGTCCGTCCGTGCTGATATGCGTTGGAGTAGTTTGCCGATCCTGTTTCTCACCGCCCATACAGATGCAGATACAATGCAGCAGGTGTTTGCAACAGGTGGCGATGATTATGTGAGTAAGCCGATTGTTGGGCCGGAACTGGTCACCCGCATCCTCAATCGCTTAGATCGATCGCGGTTGCTGCGAAATTTGGTAGAAACTGATGCCTTAACTGGAATTGCTAATTACCGCAAGTCAAGCCAAGAACTAACTCAGTTGCTTGACCTATGCGATCGCCACCAACAGCCACTTTGCTTTGCTGTCTTAAACTTAGATCACTTCAAGCAGGTCAACGAGTGGTATGGTCATGCCAGTGGCGATACAGTGCTAACTTGCCTGGGAGAACTGCTGCGACGACACTTTCAAAGTGATGACGTTGTGGGTCGCTGGGGAGGAGCAGAGTTTATTGTGGGGATGTATGGTATAACTCGCTCTGATGGAGTTAAGCGGCTAGCTGAAGTCCTAAAGGCTCTACACCAGCAGAAGTTTACAGCTTTTGACGGCACTCAATTTCAAGTAACCTTGAGTGCTGCTGCGATCCAATATTCCCAAGACGGTATTAACCTGGCAGCGCTATATAAAGCGGCGGCGTTGCGTCAAGCTCAAGCAGTTGGAAGCGATCGGGGGAATAGCCCCAAAGCTTAA
- a CDS encoding MFS transporter, whose protein sequence is MGYNQRSLSPLWIGVAIALYAFIAIGVAEGGLGVLLPSIVSTYNLTPATVTLLFVSQISGYILAAFTSSLVSSRLGLARMLLIAAVVLTMALIIYATSPYWLFMVAAGSVLGLGIGLIDAGINTYIVQDSRSANMIGLLHAFYGIGALSGPTIATTLLSLGMNWRQVYWVLAGIVSLLIVSVLGAMIYRYTPMTLKVSTSTNTTALENLGRSLQNPVVVLTGLLLLVYVGIEACIGNWAYTVQSVARQTPELIAGYSVSAYWLGLTLGRLILGYFLQRLGAVRTITMSLSLLMIGLLAWWQLRDQWISLPLIGFALAAIFPATIWLIPQRLPDVLVPAAVSFATSIASFGAALIPTGAGWIASWTSLEIIPMLMMPLALVMVGLHCWLVQHSLRGK, encoded by the coding sequence ATGGGATACAATCAACGCAGCTTATCGCCTTTGTGGATTGGGGTAGCGATCGCCTTATATGCCTTTATTGCCATTGGTGTTGCTGAAGGCGGATTAGGCGTTCTTCTGCCCTCTATAGTGTCTACATATAACTTGACTCCAGCCACTGTTACCCTGCTGTTTGTAAGTCAAATTAGCGGCTACATTCTAGCAGCATTCACCAGCAGTCTGGTGAGTAGCCGTCTGGGGTTAGCGCGAATGTTATTGATTGCTGCGGTTGTGCTGACAATGGCGCTGATAATTTACGCCACCTCACCTTACTGGTTGTTTATGGTTGCTGCTGGATCAGTGTTGGGATTGGGTATTGGGCTGATTGATGCAGGGATCAATACTTACATTGTGCAAGATTCGCGTAGTGCAAATATGATTGGTTTACTCCATGCTTTCTATGGCATTGGCGCATTATCGGGGCCGACAATCGCCACTACTTTGCTATCACTTGGCATGAACTGGCGACAGGTTTATTGGGTGTTAGCTGGCATCGTCAGCCTATTGATTGTAAGTGTCTTGGGTGCGATGATTTACCGCTACACACCAATGACGCTAAAGGTATCGACTTCAACAAATACAACTGCGTTAGAAAATTTGGGGCGATCCCTGCAAAATCCAGTAGTAGTGCTAACTGGGTTACTCTTGTTGGTTTATGTTGGTATAGAAGCTTGCATCGGCAACTGGGCATATACTGTGCAATCCGTTGCTCGGCAAACTCCCGAACTGATTGCTGGTTACAGCGTTAGCGCCTACTGGTTAGGATTAACATTAGGACGTTTAATTCTAGGTTATTTCTTACAACGGCTTGGGGCAGTCCGCACAATCACTATGTCACTGAGTCTTCTAATGATTGGATTGCTTGCTTGGTGGCAACTTCGGGATCAATGGATTAGCTTACCGCTAATTGGCTTTGCATTGGCAGCAATCTTTCCCGCCACCATCTGGTTAATACCTCAACGATTACCAGATGTCCTCGTTCCTGCGGCTGTTAGTTTCGCCACTAGCATCGCCAGTTTTGGAGCAGCGCTTATACCCACTGGAGCAGGCTGGATTGCAAGTTGGACAAGTTTAGAAATTATTCCAATGTTGATGATGCCATTGGCGCTCGTAATGGTGGGCTTACATTGCTGGCTAGTGCAACATTCGCTAAGAGGCAAGTAA
- a CDS encoding carboxylate-amine ligase, whose product MLDQTLILSYKPRFSIKTVIWLRSHLNSLAGLVRALARTCYQQAISDKPFPAVRHELVRVAHWRAARYGLDEDLIDFTTMRAVPARELVENFLTFVRPSLEEYGEWDEVSSLVQQTMQFGNGATRQRDVYKRTGSLENVVDLIVQDTAKGIASV is encoded by the coding sequence TTGTTAGATCAGACTTTAATTCTCAGTTACAAACCTAGATTCTCAATAAAAACAGTTATTTGGCTGCGATCGCACCTTAACAGCTTAGCAGGGCTTGTACGTGCTTTGGCGCGAACTTGCTACCAACAAGCCATCAGTGATAAACCGTTTCCCGCAGTCCGCCACGAACTTGTACGTGTTGCTCACTGGCGTGCCGCACGTTATGGATTAGATGAGGATTTAATCGACTTTACCACTATGAGAGCCGTCCCAGCACGGGAGTTGGTTGAGAACTTTCTTACCTTCGTGCGTCCATCGCTTGAGGAGTACGGAGAATGGGATGAAGTTTCCTCTCTTGTACAGCAAACAATGCAGTTCGGGAATGGCGCAACACGGCAGCGTGACGTTTACAAGCGAACCGGAAGCTTAGAGAATGTCGTTGATTTAATTGTCCAAGACACAGCAAAAGGGATAGCGTCAGTATAG
- a CDS encoding class I SAM-dependent methyltransferase, translating to MSVQAAYDNWSITYDADQNLTRDLDQIVTKKILMRKRCKSVVEIGCGTGKNTLLLSQIAQTVYAVDFSAAMIEKAKEKVNSVNVMFITADITNQWICTNESIDLITCNLVLEHIKDLSKIFSEASRVLVPGGYFFICELHPFRQYRGTQANFQRNQEVIEIPAFIHHLSDFFQAAKNYGLRLEDFNEWWHEQDQNKPPRLVSFLFKK from the coding sequence ATGAGTGTTCAAGCCGCATACGATAATTGGTCAATCACCTATGATGCTGATCAAAACCTGACGCGCGATTTGGATCAAATCGTTACTAAAAAAATCTTAATGCGTAAGAGATGTAAATCAGTCGTTGAAATTGGCTGTGGCACAGGCAAAAATACTTTGCTTTTATCACAAATTGCCCAAACAGTCTATGCAGTCGATTTTTCAGCAGCCATGATCGAGAAGGCGAAAGAGAAAGTAAATTCAGTCAACGTGATGTTCATTACCGCAGACATTACAAATCAATGGATTTGCACCAACGAGTCTATTGATTTGATCACCTGTAATCTCGTTTTAGAACACATCAAAGATTTGTCAAAAATTTTTTCAGAAGCCTCCCGTGTACTCGTTCCGGGAGGATACTTTTTCATTTGTGAACTTCATCCATTCAGACAGTATCGAGGCACACAAGCTAATTTTCAAAGAAATCAAGAAGTGATTGAAATCCCAGCATTTATACATCACCTATCAGATTTTTTTCAGGCAGCCAAAAATTATGGTTTGCGGCTTGAGGATTTCAACGAGTGGTGGCATGAGCAAGACCAAAATAAACCACCCAGACTTGTATCATTCTTGTTCAAAAAGTGA